One Gossypium raimondii isolate GPD5lz chromosome 3, ASM2569854v1, whole genome shotgun sequence genomic window carries:
- the LOC105795850 gene encoding uncharacterized protein LOC105795850 → MESAALNGRMAKWQIFLFEFDIVYVSQKAVKGSAIVDFLASRALEDYEPLNFDFPNDDLMYVATTKENSQVGHIWKLNFDTTSNAMGNGIGAVLVSTNRDHYPIASKLDFDCTHNITEYEACIMGIRAAIKRKIKVLKVYGDSALAIYQLKEEWETKDPNLISYRKLVLKLIDEFDDITFCYLSRNENQMANMLATLASIIKVNKLDIIKPIQMSIYETPAHCYSIEEEEKDDHPWYQDILRYVKNHKYPDQATKNDNKTLRRLAIDYVLHGEILYKRGKDQNG, encoded by the exons atggagtcggCTGCTTTGAATGGGAGGATGGCTAAATGgcagatttttctttttgaatttgacatagtttaTGTGAGCCAGAAGGCCgtgaaagggagtgcaatagtagactttctagctagtagagccTTGGAGGATTACgagcctttgaactttgatttcccAAACGATGAcctgatgtatgtggcaaccaCTAAAGAAAATTCTCAAGTGGGTCACATTTGGAAGCTAAACTTTGATACAACTTCAAATGCTATGggcaatggaattggggcagttTTAGTATCCACAAACAGAGATCATTATCCTATTGCtagcaaattggattttgattgcacacACAATATaacagaatatgaagcatgcatCATGGGCATCCGTGCAGCCATAAAACGTAAAATCAAAGTATTAAAGGTATATGGGGATTCTGCATTAGcgatataccaactcaaagagGAATGGGAAACAAAAGATCCCAACTTGATTAGTTATCGAAAGCTGGTTCTTAAATTGATTGacgagtttgatgacattactTTCTGCTATCTCTCACGAAatgaaaatcagatggctaACATGTTGGCTACTCTAGCTTCCATAATCAAAGTGAACAAACTAGACATTATAAAGCCTATCCAAATGAGCATTTATGAGACTCCGGCTCATTGCTACAGTATCGAGGAAGAGGAAAAGGATGACCATCCTTGGTACCAAGATATACTACGATATGTGAAGAATCACAAGTACCCTGATCAGGCAACGAAGAATGATAATAAGACATTGAGGAGACTAGCCATTGACTATGTGTTACATGGagagattttatataaaagggGAAAGGATCAG aatggctag